One genomic segment of Streptomyces niveus includes these proteins:
- a CDS encoding aldo/keto reductase: MERRAIGATALTVGAVGLGCMPMSWAYSASEQRGDRSSRTVHAALDAGTTLLDTADMYGPFTNELLLGRVLAQRRDDAFVSTKCGLLVGDQHIVANGRPGYVRRACDASLRRLRTEVIDLYQLHRADPEVPVEETWGAMAELVAAGKVRALGLCAMDARASRRTGTDRYGATIALLERMQQVFPVSAVQAELSVWAPEATERLLPWCAARGVGLLAAMPLGSGYLTGTLTPGQGFEPDDVRARHPRFTAEVMASNQPVVAGLRRVAGRHGATPAQVALAWVLARGPQVVPVPGAKRERWAVENAAAAGLELSAADLAEIAALPPAWESWH, from the coding sequence TTGGAGCGCAGGGCGATCGGTGCGACGGCACTCACGGTGGGCGCCGTCGGACTCGGCTGTATGCCGATGAGTTGGGCCTACAGCGCCTCCGAGCAGCGCGGCGACCGTTCGTCGCGGACCGTGCACGCGGCGCTCGACGCCGGTACGACACTGCTCGACACGGCGGACATGTACGGCCCCTTCACCAATGAGCTGCTGCTGGGACGGGTGCTCGCGCAGCGGCGCGACGACGCGTTCGTGTCCACCAAGTGCGGTCTGCTGGTGGGCGATCAGCACATCGTCGCCAACGGCCGTCCCGGCTATGTGCGCCGGGCGTGCGACGCGTCGCTGCGGCGGTTGCGGACGGAGGTGATCGACCTCTACCAGTTGCACCGGGCCGATCCGGAGGTGCCGGTCGAGGAGACCTGGGGCGCGATGGCGGAGCTGGTGGCGGCGGGGAAGGTACGGGCCCTGGGGCTGTGCGCGATGGACGCCCGCGCGTCACGGCGTACGGGCACGGACCGTTACGGGGCGACGATCGCGCTGCTGGAGCGGATGCAGCAGGTGTTCCCGGTGAGCGCGGTGCAGGCGGAGCTGTCGGTGTGGGCGCCGGAGGCGACGGAGCGGCTGCTGCCGTGGTGCGCGGCGCGGGGCGTGGGACTCCTGGCGGCGATGCCGCTGGGAAGCGGCTATCTGACCGGCACGCTCACGCCGGGGCAGGGCTTCGAGCCGGACGATGTACGGGCCAGGCATCCGCGATTCACCGCCGAGGTGATGGCGTCGAACCAGCCGGTGGTGGCGGGGCTGCGGCGGGTCGCCGGGCGGCACGGGGCTACACCGGCGCAGGTGGCCCTGGCGTGGGTGCTGGCGCGCGGACCCCAGGTGGTGCCTGTTCCGGGGGCGAAGCGGGAGCGGTGGGCGGTGGAGAACGCGGCGGCGGCCGGGCTGGAGCTGTCGGCGGCGGATCTGGCCGAGATCGCCGCGCTGCCCCCGGCGTGGGAGTCGTGGCACTGA
- a CDS encoding MMPL family transporter codes for MAAVARWCVRHRLLVVLLWLLALGSTAAGAVVAGTSYSNDYEAPGTESGHAVELLKTGFPGRGGDSDTVVWHTERGSVRAQDVELRMGVTLGEIAKLPGVAAVSSPYALTDGAGTPPYTPGPDDGEGARQISEDGRTAYAVVTFEQQVDNIPVAHAQAVVDTAKKAATDDLQVELGGSAVALTEGTTTHTAEIVGVAMAAVVLFLAFGSLAASLLPIATALVSVGTAYAGIALLGHLMTVADFAPMLGLLVGLGVGIDYALFIVTRHRKGLKQGLTVTRAATEAVVTTGRAVVFAGATVCIALLGMLVLRLSFLNGVAIAASLTVALTVAASVTLLPALLSYTGGRALSRRERARLAEHGPLPETPTGFAARWSAFVARHPRLLGAAAVVVMLVLALPTFSLHLGTSDQGNNPATSTTRQAYDRLAEGFGPGVNGPLTLVAELDGADDRLAMDQLPDTLRESEGVASVGPIVFNGSGDRALLTVVPGSSPQSEHTSDLVDRLRKDLLPRAEEGTSLEVSVGGVTASYDDFADVVVGKLPLFVGVVVALGCLLLLLAFRSVGIPLKAAVMNVAAVASSFGIVVAIFQWGWGSELLGLGSAGPIEPFLPVIMVSVLFGLSMDYQVFLVSRMYEEWLETGDNRRAVRVGLAETGRVINSAAVIMISVFLAFVLTGDRVIAMFGIGLAAAVALDAFLLRTLLVPALMHLLGGANWWLPRTLDRWLPRISIEAPAARLRTSGKIPARREEHAERVEHVPGRTGRN; via the coding sequence TTGGCAGCAGTCGCGCGGTGGTGCGTCAGGCACCGGCTCCTGGTCGTACTCCTGTGGCTGCTCGCCCTCGGTTCCACCGCCGCCGGTGCCGTCGTCGCCGGGACCTCGTACTCCAACGACTACGAGGCGCCCGGCACCGAGTCCGGCCACGCCGTCGAGCTCCTGAAGACCGGCTTTCCCGGCCGCGGCGGCGACAGCGACACCGTGGTCTGGCACACCGAACGCGGCTCCGTCCGCGCGCAGGACGTCGAACTGCGCATGGGTGTCACGCTCGGTGAGATCGCCAAGCTGCCCGGCGTGGCCGCCGTGTCGAGCCCCTACGCCCTCACCGACGGCGCCGGGACGCCCCCGTACACACCCGGCCCGGATGACGGCGAGGGCGCCCGTCAGATCAGCGAGGACGGCCGCACCGCGTACGCCGTCGTCACCTTCGAGCAGCAGGTCGACAACATCCCCGTCGCCCACGCACAGGCCGTCGTCGACACGGCGAAGAAGGCGGCCACCGACGATCTCCAGGTGGAGCTCGGCGGCAGCGCCGTCGCCCTCACCGAAGGCACCACCACGCACACGGCGGAGATCGTGGGCGTCGCCATGGCCGCCGTGGTCCTCTTCCTCGCCTTCGGCTCACTCGCGGCGAGCCTGCTGCCCATCGCCACCGCGCTGGTCTCCGTCGGGACGGCGTACGCGGGCATCGCGCTTCTCGGTCACCTCATGACCGTGGCCGACTTCGCGCCCATGCTCGGTCTGCTCGTCGGGCTCGGCGTCGGCATCGACTACGCGCTGTTCATCGTGACCAGACACCGCAAGGGCCTCAAACAGGGCCTCACGGTCACCCGGGCGGCCACGGAGGCCGTCGTCACCACGGGGCGCGCCGTCGTCTTCGCCGGGGCCACCGTCTGTATCGCGCTGCTCGGCATGCTGGTACTGCGGCTGAGTTTCCTCAACGGCGTCGCGATCGCCGCCTCGCTCACCGTCGCGCTGACCGTGGCCGCGTCCGTGACCCTGCTGCCGGCCCTGCTCTCGTACACCGGCGGGCGCGCGCTGAGCCGCCGCGAACGCGCCCGGCTCGCCGAACACGGCCCGCTCCCCGAGACGCCCACCGGCTTCGCCGCCCGCTGGTCCGCCTTCGTGGCACGCCATCCCCGGCTGCTCGGCGCCGCCGCCGTGGTCGTGATGCTGGTGCTCGCCCTGCCCACGTTCTCGCTCCATCTGGGCACCTCCGACCAGGGCAACAACCCGGCGACCAGCACCACCCGGCAGGCGTACGACCGGCTCGCCGAGGGCTTCGGCCCCGGCGTCAACGGCCCGCTGACCCTCGTCGCCGAACTGGACGGCGCCGACGACCGGCTCGCGATGGACCAACTCCCGGACACGCTGCGCGAGTCGGAAGGCGTCGCCTCCGTCGGACCGATCGTCTTCAACGGCAGCGGCGACAGGGCCCTGCTCACCGTCGTCCCCGGATCGTCTCCGCAGTCGGAGCACACCAGCGACCTCGTCGACCGCCTCCGTAAGGATCTGCTGCCCCGTGCCGAGGAAGGCACCTCCCTGGAGGTGTCGGTCGGCGGAGTCACCGCGAGCTACGACGACTTCGCCGACGTCGTCGTCGGCAAACTCCCGCTCTTCGTCGGCGTCGTCGTCGCCCTCGGCTGTCTGCTGCTCCTGCTCGCCTTCCGCTCCGTCGGCATCCCACTGAAGGCGGCGGTGATGAACGTGGCCGCCGTCGCCTCGTCCTTCGGGATCGTCGTCGCGATCTTCCAGTGGGGCTGGGGGAGCGAACTCCTCGGCCTCGGCAGCGCGGGCCCGATCGAGCCCTTCCTGCCCGTGATCATGGTCTCGGTCCTCTTCGGCCTCTCCATGGACTACCAGGTCTTCCTGGTGAGCCGGATGTACGAGGAGTGGCTGGAGACCGGCGACAACAGACGGGCGGTGCGGGTCGGCCTCGCCGAGACCGGCCGCGTGATCAACTCGGCCGCCGTCATCATGATCTCGGTCTTCCTCGCCTTCGTCCTCACCGGGGACCGCGTCATCGCGATGTTCGGCATCGGGCTGGCCGCCGCGGTCGCGCTGGACGCCTTCCTACTCCGCACGCTCCTCGTGCCCGCCCTGATGCATCTGCTGGGCGGCGCCAACTGGTGGCTGCCGCGGACCCTGGACCGCTGGCTGCCGCGGATCAGCATCGAGGCGCCCGCCGCCCGCCTCCGTACGTCTGGGAAGATCCCCGCACGGCGCGAGGAGCACGCGGAGCGTGTGGAACACGTGCCGGGGCGTACGGGCCGAAACTGA
- a CDS encoding GNAT family N-acetyltransferase has protein sequence MFATSLGDNAELRPLEPWQAEEFLTHMDRARELVTEHVGLADAVTDLESARTFLTAYAHKQAVDAGRIYGIWLDDTLVGGVLFRIFDAQRGNCEVGCWLEPAATGRGLVTRAITVLIDWAVDRRGIHRVEWVASSANLASVKVARRLGLRLDGILRESNLHHGRRQDQEVWAVLAPEWRELRRNTP, from the coding sequence ATGTTCGCGACATCGTTGGGTGACAACGCGGAACTGAGACCGCTGGAGCCGTGGCAGGCCGAGGAGTTCCTGACACACATGGACCGCGCGAGGGAGCTGGTGACCGAACACGTCGGGCTCGCCGACGCCGTCACCGACCTCGAATCGGCGCGGACGTTCCTCACCGCGTACGCACACAAACAGGCCGTCGACGCCGGACGGATCTACGGGATCTGGCTCGACGACACCCTCGTCGGAGGCGTGCTCTTCCGGATCTTCGACGCGCAGCGCGGTAACTGCGAGGTCGGCTGCTGGCTCGAACCGGCGGCCACGGGGCGCGGTCTGGTGACCCGCGCGATAACCGTGCTCATCGACTGGGCGGTGGACCGGCGCGGCATCCACCGCGTGGAGTGGGTGGCCTCGTCGGCCAACCTCGCGAGCGTCAAGGTCGCGAGGCGCCTCGGCCTGCGGCTCGACGGGATTCTGCGCGAGAGCAACCTCCACCACGGCCGCCGGCAGGACCAGGAGGTCTGGGCCGTACTGGCTCCCGAGTGGCGTGAGCTGCGGCGGAACACCCCTTGA
- a CDS encoding helix-turn-helix transcriptional regulator — MLGTVETKSVSPVFVGRDGELTALTEALARAAAGEPQALLVGGEAGVGKTRLIEELISVACRDGAVVAVGGCVEIGGDGLPFAPFSAALRGLRRLLPEEIAAAADGQEGELARILPELGPSAGDALGEHGTASLFELTVRLLERVAAGRTVVLILEDLHWADASTRHLLAYLFRTLRRGRLLVITTYRTDDIHRRHPLRPLLAELDRLRTVSRIELSRFSRAEVRRQLHGILGDEPAPQLVDEIFGRSDGNAFFVEELAVAIESGCRSGLTDSLRDLLLVRVETLPENAQRVARIVAEGGATVEFPLLLAVAQLSEDDLIDALRAAVGANILLPVDGDGYRFRHSLVREAISDDLLPGERSRLNRRLAEALEADPSLVRGDESTTRLAGYWYHAHDAAKALPVVLLASVEARRRYAHAEQLRLLERAMELWDAAPDDVRACLRPPDDTEVYPPTAEGASAPLHYLDLLAEATVAARSGGERERALALSKKAMRVLESVDDPLRAAWFWTQRSRLVQDLTRGDGWDELATAQDLVRGLPPSAVHASVLSDVASWGALHRPGPNSLAAADRAVEYARLVGAEHIELNARATRGWLATESGSIEEGLAEMYAVRDRVFELGNLGTLGILGRISINLPSTLESVGRSEEAVAAAELGITLCHQRGLSDKEAWVRVNLSESLFSLGRWDESRAAIDEAAQVAHAPKARALVAVRRALLALARGDAAEAASQVTLARAVFGPHDPQPQHVIAPARLAMVSAARQGRLAEARAEFEQVAAQGFPPGMQRYALPLLCSAAAMEADARGLPEADAGRETILAIVRDHAKRLPVVVPIWRAYDLLLEAELARADGIVAPKLWARAVAAFEALPRPYELAEARHRWAADLLAESADRDQVTALLMQAHTTAKRLGARHLVEETELLAGRARISLSTTPRLAPAPGPEVDAVSSLGLTPREQDVLRRVAEGLSNRQIAEELYISPKTASVHVSNILAKLGVSGRTEAAAMTHRLHLFTDLEPTHT, encoded by the coding sequence ATGCTCGGAACCGTGGAGACCAAGTCAGTCAGTCCCGTGTTCGTCGGTCGCGACGGCGAGCTGACCGCACTCACCGAAGCGCTCGCCCGCGCCGCCGCGGGCGAGCCGCAGGCGCTGCTCGTCGGCGGCGAGGCGGGGGTCGGCAAGACCAGGCTGATCGAGGAGCTGATCTCGGTGGCCTGCCGCGACGGCGCCGTCGTCGCGGTCGGCGGCTGCGTGGAGATCGGCGGCGACGGCCTGCCGTTCGCGCCCTTCTCCGCGGCCCTGCGCGGCCTGCGGCGACTGCTCCCTGAGGAGATCGCCGCAGCCGCCGACGGTCAGGAAGGCGAACTGGCCAGGATCCTGCCCGAATTGGGCCCCTCGGCCGGCGACGCCCTGGGCGAGCACGGCACGGCTAGCCTCTTCGAACTGACCGTCCGGCTGCTGGAGCGCGTCGCCGCCGGCCGCACGGTCGTCCTCATCCTGGAGGACCTGCACTGGGCCGACGCCTCCACCCGCCATCTGCTCGCCTATCTGTTCCGTACGCTGCGCCGCGGCCGGCTCCTCGTCATCACCACCTACCGCACCGACGACATCCACCGACGCCACCCGCTGCGCCCGCTCCTTGCGGAGCTGGACCGACTGCGTACGGTCAGCAGGATCGAGCTGTCCCGCTTCAGCCGCGCCGAGGTCCGGCGGCAGCTGCACGGCATCCTGGGTGACGAGCCGGCGCCACAGCTCGTGGACGAGATCTTCGGCCGCTCCGACGGCAACGCGTTCTTCGTGGAAGAACTGGCGGTCGCCATCGAGTCCGGCTGCCGCTCCGGACTCACCGACTCCCTGCGTGATCTGCTGCTCGTCCGCGTCGAGACGCTGCCGGAGAACGCCCAGCGGGTGGCCCGGATAGTCGCCGAGGGCGGCGCCACCGTCGAATTCCCGCTGCTGCTGGCCGTCGCGCAGCTCTCCGAGGACGACCTGATCGACGCGCTGCGGGCCGCCGTCGGCGCGAACATCCTCCTCCCGGTGGACGGCGACGGGTACCGCTTCAGACACTCGCTCGTACGTGAGGCCATCAGCGACGACCTGCTCCCCGGCGAACGCTCCCGGCTCAACCGCCGCCTCGCCGAAGCCCTGGAGGCCGACCCCTCCCTCGTACGGGGCGACGAGAGCACCACCCGCCTCGCCGGTTACTGGTACCACGCGCACGACGCGGCGAAAGCCCTGCCCGTCGTCCTGCTCGCCTCCGTCGAGGCCCGCCGGCGCTACGCCCACGCCGAGCAACTGCGGCTGCTGGAGCGCGCCATGGAGCTCTGGGACGCCGCGCCCGACGACGTACGCGCCTGCCTCAGACCCCCGGACGACACCGAGGTCTACCCGCCCACCGCGGAGGGGGCGAGCGCCCCGCTGCACTATCTCGACCTGCTGGCCGAGGCGACCGTCGCCGCCCGCTCCGGCGGCGAGCGCGAGCGGGCCCTGGCGCTCTCCAAGAAGGCCATGCGCGTCCTGGAGAGCGTCGACGACCCGCTGCGCGCCGCCTGGTTCTGGACACAGCGCTCACGGCTGGTGCAGGACCTCACACGCGGCGACGGCTGGGACGAACTGGCCACCGCCCAGGACCTGGTGCGCGGCCTGCCGCCGTCCGCCGTGCACGCCTCCGTCCTCTCCGACGTCGCGAGCTGGGGCGCCCTGCACCGGCCGGGCCCCAACAGCCTGGCCGCCGCCGACCGTGCCGTGGAGTACGCGCGCCTCGTCGGCGCGGAGCACATCGAACTGAACGCCCGTGCCACACGCGGCTGGCTCGCCACCGAGTCGGGTTCGATCGAGGAGGGACTCGCCGAGATGTACGCGGTACGCGACCGTGTCTTCGAACTCGGCAACCTCGGCACGCTCGGCATCCTCGGCCGCATCAGCATCAACCTGCCGTCCACGCTGGAGAGCGTCGGCCGCTCGGAGGAGGCGGTCGCCGCCGCCGAACTCGGCATCACCCTCTGCCATCAGCGAGGTCTGTCCGACAAGGAGGCCTGGGTCCGGGTCAACCTGAGCGAATCACTCTTCTCGCTCGGCCGCTGGGACGAGTCCCGCGCGGCGATCGACGAAGCGGCCCAGGTCGCGCACGCACCCAAGGCCCGCGCACTGGTGGCCGTACGGCGCGCGCTGCTCGCCCTCGCGCGCGGCGACGCCGCGGAGGCCGCGAGCCAGGTGACCCTGGCCCGCGCGGTCTTCGGTCCGCACGACCCACAGCCGCAGCACGTCATCGCGCCGGCCAGGCTGGCGATGGTCAGCGCCGCACGGCAGGGCCGGCTCGCCGAGGCCCGCGCCGAGTTCGAACAGGTCGCCGCGCAGGGCTTCCCGCCGGGCATGCAGCGATACGCGCTGCCGCTGCTCTGCTCGGCCGCGGCGATGGAGGCGGACGCACGCGGACTGCCGGAGGCCGACGCGGGGCGGGAGACGATCCTGGCGATCGTCCGGGACCACGCGAAGCGACTGCCCGTCGTCGTCCCGATCTGGCGGGCGTACGACCTGCTGCTCGAAGCCGAACTCGCCCGCGCCGACGGCATCGTCGCCCCGAAGCTGTGGGCCCGCGCCGTGGCCGCCTTCGAGGCGCTTCCACGGCCGTACGAACTCGCCGAGGCCCGCCACCGCTGGGCGGCGGACCTCCTCGCCGAGTCGGCGGACCGGGACCAGGTCACCGCGCTCCTGATGCAGGCCCACACCACGGCGAAACGGCTCGGCGCACGGCACCTGGTCGAGGAGACGGAACTCCTCGCGGGCCGGGCACGGATCAGCCTCTCCACCACCCCGAGGCTCGCCCCGGCCCCCGGCCCGGAGGTAGACGCCGTCAGCTCACTGGGCCTGACCCCCCGCGAACAGGACGTCCTGCGCCGGGTGGCCGAGGGCCTGAGCAACCGCCAGATCGCCGAGGAGCTGTACATCTCACCCAAGACGGCGAGCGTGCACGTCTCCAACATCCTGGCCAAGCTCGGCGTCTCGGGCCGCACGGAGGCGGCGGCGATGACCCACCGCCTCCACCTCTTCACCGACCTGGAGCCGACACACACCTAG
- a CDS encoding phosphocholine-specific phospholipase C has translation MATDISRRRLFALGGGAVGAAAAGSVLPPSLRAAIAAEAPAGGLDAVRHVVVLMQENRSFDHYFGTLRGVRGFGDRNAVELPTGRPVFAQPSAAPAARGDDDATVLPFPVRDAAEAQRKDLQYIGDLDHSWNGGAKAWNNGWMDGWVSAKTAATMAYYDRADIPLHYELADTFTVCDAYHSSVHTSTSPNRNHLWSGWTGHEADGRRAVGNDAYDEAGHPGYAWPTYAERLEKAGRSWKTYTEWENFTDNNIEFFTSFKKIARKALAKARELEGGGDFTYMESFYAAVRGTDDPAVRAGLLAALDEGVAALTTRERSLFERGLRRVESGTLAESFRADVAAGRLPEVSYLVPSAVDSEHPGASSPVASAGLVYQVLDALGAHPEVWRHTVVLINYDENDGFFDHVPPPVPPVDDPDERWEGRPTGLGIRVPLLVVSPWTVGGYVCSQVFDHTSVVRFLETWTGVKEPNITPWRRTVTGDLTSAFDFGRGLPRPDVEQPGTVPPFTGRWRPVPPTVQRMPVQEPGTRPARPLPYQPDVYGRLAAGDAGARVLRLELRNTGRASAHLALYPYEGEFDVPQHRDVRGTAQWTVPLTGDAYRFTVTGPNGFRREFAGPVVGGGAEVTSSVDHHDRDLHLTLRNEGDLPVTFTVRSLGYADEADLRDWKREFTVKPGRRRSVVHSAADAHGWYDIEVTAGRGFRRRLMGHIENGKPSVSG, from the coding sequence TTGGCCACTGACATTTCACGGCGCCGGCTCTTCGCGCTCGGCGGTGGCGCCGTCGGTGCCGCCGCGGCGGGCTCCGTACTGCCGCCGTCCCTGCGGGCCGCCATCGCCGCCGAGGCGCCGGCCGGGGGACTGGACGCCGTCAGACATGTCGTGGTGCTGATGCAGGAGAACCGGTCGTTCGACCACTACTTCGGGACGCTGCGCGGCGTACGCGGCTTCGGGGACCGCAACGCCGTGGAACTGCCCACCGGCCGCCCCGTGTTCGCCCAGCCGAGCGCCGCGCCCGCGGCGCGGGGCGACGACGACGCCACCGTCCTGCCCTTCCCCGTACGCGACGCCGCCGAGGCGCAGCGCAAGGACCTTCAGTACATAGGCGACCTCGACCACTCCTGGAACGGTGGCGCCAAGGCCTGGAACAACGGCTGGATGGACGGCTGGGTCTCCGCCAAGACCGCCGCCACGATGGCCTACTACGACCGCGCCGACATCCCGCTGCACTACGAGCTGGCGGACACCTTCACCGTCTGCGACGCCTACCACTCGTCGGTCCACACCTCAACGAGTCCCAACCGCAACCATCTGTGGAGCGGTTGGACCGGCCACGAGGCCGACGGGCGGCGCGCCGTCGGGAACGACGCGTACGACGAGGCCGGACATCCCGGCTACGCGTGGCCGACCTACGCGGAGCGGCTGGAGAAGGCCGGGCGGAGCTGGAAGACGTACACGGAGTGGGAGAACTTCACCGACAACAACATCGAGTTCTTCACCTCCTTCAAGAAGATCGCGCGCAAGGCGCTCGCCAAGGCACGCGAGCTCGAAGGCGGCGGCGACTTCACATACATGGAGTCCTTCTACGCCGCCGTGCGCGGGACCGACGACCCAGCCGTACGGGCGGGGCTCCTCGCCGCGCTCGACGAGGGCGTCGCGGCCCTCACCACCCGCGAACGGTCGCTCTTCGAACGCGGGCTGCGGCGCGTCGAGTCGGGCACCCTCGCCGAGTCGTTCCGCGCCGACGTGGCCGCCGGACGGCTGCCCGAGGTGTCGTACCTGGTGCCGTCGGCGGTCGACTCCGAGCACCCCGGCGCGTCCTCACCGGTCGCCAGCGCCGGTCTCGTCTACCAGGTGCTCGACGCTCTCGGCGCGCACCCGGAGGTCTGGCGGCACACGGTCGTGCTGATCAACTACGACGAGAACGACGGCTTCTTCGACCACGTCCCGCCCCCCGTGCCGCCCGTGGACGACCCCGACGAGCGCTGGGAGGGCCGCCCGACGGGGCTCGGCATCCGCGTGCCGCTGCTCGTCGTCTCGCCCTGGACCGTGGGCGGTTACGTCTGCTCGCAGGTCTTCGACCACACGTCGGTCGTCCGCTTCCTGGAGACGTGGACCGGGGTGAAGGAGCCCAACATCACGCCGTGGCGGCGCACCGTCACCGGCGATCTGACGTCCGCCTTCGACTTCGGGCGGGGCCTGCCGCGCCCGGACGTCGAACAGCCGGGGACCGTCCCGCCGTTCACAGGGCGCTGGAGGCCCGTACCGCCGACCGTGCAGCGGATGCCGGTCCAGGAGCCCGGCACACGCCCCGCAAGGCCCCTGCCGTACCAGCCGGACGTCTACGGCCGCCTCGCGGCGGGCGACGCCGGGGCGCGCGTCCTGCGGCTCGAACTGCGCAACACGGGGCGGGCGAGCGCGCACCTGGCGCTCTATCCGTACGAGGGCGAGTTCGACGTCCCGCAGCACCGCGACGTCAGGGGCACGGCGCAGTGGACGGTGCCCCTCACCGGCGACGCCTACCGCTTCACGGTCACCGGCCCCAACGGCTTCCGCCGTGAGTTCGCCGGCCCCGTCGTGGGCGGCGGCGCCGAGGTCACCTCGTCCGTCGACCACCACGACCGCGATCTCCATCTCACCCTCCGTAATGAGGGCGATCTGCCCGTCACGTTCACGGTGCGCTCGCTCGGCTACGCGGACGAGGCCGATCTCCGCGACTGGAAGCGCGAGTTCACGGTCAAGCCGGGGCGGCGCCGCAGCGTCGTGCACTCGGCCGCCGACGCGCACGGGTGGTACGACATCGAGGTGACTGCGGGCCGGGGCTTCCGGCGACGGCTGATGGGGCACATCGAGAACGGGAAGCCGAGCGTCTCCGGCTGA
- a CDS encoding NAD(P)-dependent oxidoreductase, translated as MNVTVFGATGRTGQAFLAAAARAGHRTTAQVRDPARLGDAPVDRVVTGSPFDESAVSDALNGADAAVIAFGLKGNRTTPLYSRGTELIVEAMREPGVRRLIVVSEAGYGSHVRGLSGRTIAALYRATARPLLREREAQDAVILTSGLDWTVVRSGVLHHGPARGNRPRSFTPHRGLAPRTTYEDLADLVLDALDDPATYGRDLYP; from the coding sequence ATGAATGTCACCGTGTTCGGCGCCACCGGGCGTACCGGACAAGCCTTCCTCGCCGCCGCCGCACGCGCCGGTCACCGCACGACCGCACAGGTGCGGGACCCCGCGCGGCTCGGCGACGCCCCCGTCGACCGGGTGGTGACCGGCAGCCCCTTCGACGAGAGCGCCGTGTCCGACGCCCTCAACGGCGCCGACGCCGCGGTGATCGCCTTCGGCCTCAAGGGCAACCGGACGACGCCTCTGTACTCACGCGGCACCGAACTGATCGTGGAGGCGATGCGCGAGCCCGGCGTACGGCGGCTGATCGTCGTCTCGGAGGCCGGTTACGGCTCGCACGTACGCGGCCTCTCGGGCCGTACCATCGCCGCCCTCTACCGGGCGACGGCCCGCCCCCTCCTGCGGGAACGGGAGGCGCAGGACGCGGTGATCCTGACCAGCGGACTCGACTGGACCGTCGTACGGTCCGGGGTACTGCACCACGGCCCGGCGCGCGGCAACCGCCCCCGGTCGTTCACGCCGCACCGGGGCCTCGCGCCCCGTACGACCTACGAGGACCTCGCCGACCTCGTCCTCGACGCGCTGGACGACCCCGCGACGTACGGCCGGGACCTGTACCCGTAG
- a CDS encoding PQQ-dependent sugar dehydrogenase has protein sequence MKRRDAAVEGIKTVQRAPVTAVLAAAALFVVTACSSSDDTARPGSPSGAPSSSVSDGSTPPDGAAKPSAPPAKGSAKVVSTLTEGLKSPWGLAVLPEGDLLVSSRDEGTITRVEADTGKKTDVGAVPGVAPGGEGGLLGLAISPSFASDTYVYAYFTTESDNRIARMLYDPKRPVGQQLGAPDTILRGIPKGNIHNGGRIAFGPDKMLYAGTGETGETGLAQDKKSLGGKILRMTPDGQPAHGNPAADSVVYTYGHRNVQGLAWDSDKRLWASEFGQNTWDELNLIEPGKNYGWPEVEGKGGKPGFVDPVEEWRTNDASPSGIAFAKGSIWMAALRGERLWRIPLAGVKPSAAPEAFFEGEYGRLRTVVATGDGALWLMTSNTDGRGTPKPGDDKILRVEVT, from the coding sequence ATGAAACGTAGAGACGCAGCCGTCGAAGGGATCAAGACCGTGCAACGTGCTCCAGTGACGGCCGTGTTGGCCGCAGCGGCGCTATTCGTGGTGACCGCGTGCTCGTCCTCCGACGACACGGCGCGGCCGGGGAGCCCGTCGGGTGCCCCGTCCTCGTCGGTGTCCGACGGGTCGACGCCCCCGGACGGCGCGGCGAAGCCGTCGGCGCCGCCCGCGAAGGGCTCTGCGAAGGTGGTGTCCACGCTGACGGAGGGCCTGAAGTCGCCCTGGGGTCTGGCGGTGCTGCCCGAGGGCGATCTGCTGGTCTCCTCGCGCGACGAGGGGACGATCACGCGGGTCGAGGCAGACACGGGCAAGAAGACGGACGTGGGCGCGGTGCCCGGCGTCGCGCCCGGCGGCGAGGGGGGTCTGCTGGGCCTCGCGATCTCCCCGTCGTTCGCCTCGGACACCTATGTGTACGCCTACTTCACGACGGAATCGGACAACCGCATCGCCCGGATGCTGTACGACCCGAAGAGGCCGGTGGGCCAGCAGTTGGGCGCGCCCGACACGATCCTGCGGGGCATCCCGAAGGGCAACATCCACAACGGCGGGCGGATCGCCTTCGGACCGGACAAGATGCTCTACGCGGGCACGGGCGAGACGGGTGAGACGGGCCTCGCGCAGGACAAGAAGTCCCTGGGCGGGAAGATCCTGCGGATGACGCCGGACGGCCAGCCGGCGCACGGCAATCCGGCGGCGGATTCGGTCGTCTACACATACGGGCACCGCAATGTGCAGGGTCTGGCCTGGGACTCGGACAAGCGTCTGTGGGCGTCGGAGTTCGGCCAGAACACCTGGGACGAGCTGAATCTGATCGAGCCGGGGAAGAACTACGGCTGGCCGGAGGTCGAGGGCAAGGGCGGGAAGCCGGGCTTCGTCGATCCGGTGGAGGAGTGGCGGACGAACGACGCCTCACCGAGCGGTATCGCCTTCGCCAAGGGGTCCATCTGGATGGCGGCCCTGCGCGGTGAGCGTCTGTGGCGGATCCCCCTGGCGGGCGTGAAACCGTCGGCCGCCCCCGAGGCCTTCTTCGAGGGCGAGTACGGCCGTCTGCGCACGGTGGTGGCGACGGGTGACGGGGCGCTGTGGCTGATGACCAGCAACACGGACGGCCGGGGCACACCGAAGCCGGGAGACGACAAGATCCTTCGGGTGGAGGTCACGTAA